In a single window of the Neodiprion virginianus isolate iyNeoVirg1 chromosome 1, iyNeoVirg1.1, whole genome shotgun sequence genome:
- the LOC124310058 gene encoding uncharacterized protein LOC124310058 isoform X2, with protein MDVSFTNVLEGARQYFQGLPVPSTAGTTSSTENIATSTSSSYGHGDVTASVSGPTSSSTIAAVSREAPGAQQRVELGSRGPEDRQDASQVGNSYWNPHGPVEPYPPQPTRVEVPDTRPTDGTCVSLEAPAGSLTEMQPASKQAYDHAAAHSSSPSSSSPAQLHQLQPPKACSTPPVYQQLNTVSRTPYSTAADMLPAHSSYQAVERAPPSPAMVAPRTQYYPRYHHPEITKSTPLPMTQSSTYQSANAVPSSGVVQQSVTRSSPAEQSCALPPGPGAQSHVHESRDLRSPALRGHGSGYPNSVQANGAHQQHAAAQGYTVRNAVIPTSNQQQQRHQLQQPGSAASSSAAGNPAAHQVAVHGNNAHTHIPSPHNLPQHIPSPQNPARVNPSPLQHHVVGAGNAAGSTGYCPRVSPHMPPPNSVYHSPSPHEATSYHPPSPHPTNNSSTFQPRSPTYPPPPQAPAQSTPHSYSSSSSQHYQQPSSYPSTAAGYAQPQLSGYHSQLQPKNSTSGYYSQSNRSQSYAVPPVSAPSTANPGGQYGAHGKSIAYNGVQDAGRRNCPEAERPYGVQSYQTPVSVQRTSNTHNLPPIATLSYHYDRNSREALSKAQPMHRQQQRPQSSITKNSSTTGLTPNPARLSDYPVAVNNQHANGNVVTSASSMYSRVGGQPGVYPRYATTMAPSHHGSNATSTTVTSNGAPISNRPTVPTPMSSTIVNPGYPSRSGGRSVNPYPSTPHQPQENYAYKDYPSASTAYPTSTVVSQSVPPPLSPSTLQTNGAPTSNRKRESPLDLSLRTIKTPADSTAQDDPEASCSGDKIVSSSNAASSRNAGRTVLVPPGAAYPVYDGRSFGHSRSPASGVRASTPLQTVRAPKVDFLPNFSSTPLHHPAHESNSLRRSSSHIYAPSPRVNPPAVAPLPNIATFKKAPAAPSSLPYEKNPPYRVGNVARPRYAPVMEPGCNAIRHQEYTSDLSKYHVDRNKMAHVQPSAYGRDRQPATKRTAADPTPYTGLSKQPRVEKWRQSIDQQIEQRLSNALQERQRQEMSLNAPVSNGVNSAVVPAGYDQRRENNSAYNYCDKRNYPEIKGAARGSFAPASPAVYGNQGGTPRVTGHSHIPQSSGHQNLYSAGYRHGQGQHASYRVPGSHVPNSGPNAEQPSNAGTDKKRVLSLLRNSLENKQQREEQLSNSQQPILANYNQPSFQNKVVTPVEPKTNIGRHNLSPFTAASLLERNSTTPPHYKFHVPRAVDSIIQEPSHSLYGTRVNSSATIPGKEANSMTRGIENQIHRDKDDGLAAILAARIRTKAELKQVSAGQFGAKPTVASSQEISATPKDIENGASTSTPQSGSSGGSPPKLTREQVASLPPRRRLFSRTDEDLPVAATIPAPAPTPTKASVVPPRASGFRSSSETSVFDFRESDSEGEMPVLERQTLEEMRRDRRQLSKVQPPVPLNNAMCMRMASSSDLVKIELKENDKIIEPDSFWSTTCDKFMEQLRSGDVTTKKRGRRKKGESGSGSATKLETDSALNSDAESAPRLEVKPEDIKQEVPDVPSETVKIKEEVIEVKTENDCLENLEIKTEPDESDIKTEKVEKIVERDSDELPLIQRAARKNSTKIESDGEEEIVGRKKRSRRGSRIKLISSSGSESSSEESEASAEFGHGSSVADRLRARKRSSANAETEGMKLRSRDTTPHKAPKDKEGKSSPAKGSVSQKGKPKPLFGDGSDFRPGWEDEVYVYKKSLRMPTRLITVSKPSRFHRLSTSLPDLDPGSPALSVSMESTDNERIRISDSDLESNCSFSLAGLESKIDDEEATSSTTMSCPTKSTRQTRLENNSIIDLLAQKVGTSKKEQKRRAKEKLIKCPKILPKGRNEPELLATPSLAPLLSNDLATTQKMKGKTPVKSNKSPKPIKVTNSCLLGYFRKQTVNNFRDAFKNNHTLPNEFSTFVLKSRTRTETRVLKKQATIRAVFGEDRPASAPPMQNHGDTSQDDDDSQNETQESKPGKSRTLKQKVVSRLKSAGILRSNKALMNSKLHLLNPKKRNNLLKSLAKKKFQHIKKEKIQKEDETKQELDETSEMQETESNGPEVEPENADEIGVPSKKRLKLRTGRRKFRSGFDYMRKKKKPLKKDDVTSKDRKRQTMPRPSPESVADIQTEIRTWVIKKGVGETILHRAARLGYTDVAAYCLEKLNNPPSPKDNAGYTPLHEACSKGHLEIAKLLLAYGANVSESANGGIRPLHEAAENGATELVRLLLSYGADPLLATYAGQTPLMLASDTDAYLILEQHLDDVQGRPAAPWSFAGPSSIFDLEPTGYSPLSEPPMDIPEPELEDIEMEVSDVNLPVLYSLANDPDKWVLLQDLTAVLRVKSRDALLRQVNPKAPAGPPAVAHRDVMRELKLPDFLEQSRCCHLLSGGERINVRASKVTLIKYNDKVKSLLNVERVVISSR; from the exons ATGGATGTGAGCTTCACTAACGTGTTGGAGGGGGCTCGCCAGTACTTCCAGGGACTTCCCGTACCTAGTACAGCAGGCACGACATCGTCGACGGAGAACATCGCAACATCGACCTCCTCTTCGTACGGTCATGGCGATGTCACGGCCTCGGTTTCCGGGCCGACCTCATCCAGCACCATCGCGGCTGTTTCGCGCGAGGCCCCCGGGGCCCAGCAGCGGGTCGAACTCGGTTCGCGGGGGCCTGAGGACAGGCAGGACGCGAGCCAGGTGGGCAACTCTTACTGGAACCCACACGGACCCGTCGAACCTTACCCGCCGCAGCCGACCCGCGTCGAAGTTCCCGACACCAGGCCGACGGACGGAACGTGCGTCAGTCTCGAGGCCCCCGCCGGGTCCCTAACCGAGATGCAGCCAGCCAGCAAGCAGGCCTACGATCACGCCGCCGCGcactcctcctccccctcctcctcatcGCCGGCCCAGCTGCACCAGTTACAACCTCCGAAGGCCTGCTCAACGCCGCCCGTTTATCAGCAGCTCAACACCGTATCTAGAACGCCTTACTCGACGGCCGCCGATATGCTGCCGGCGCATTCGTCCTATCAGGCCGTCGAACGGGCCCCTCCGAGTCCAGCGATGGTGGCGCCGAGGACGCAGTACTACCCGCGATATCATCACCCCGAAATCACGAAGAGCACGCCACTGCCGATGACCCAGAGCTCGACTTACCAGTCTGCCAACGCGGTTCCGAGCTCCGGTGTCGTCCAGCAGTCCGTGACCCGTTCGAGTCCGGCCGAGCAGAGTTGCGCCTTACCACCGGGACCCGGAGCCCAAAGTCACGTTCACGAATCCCGGGACCTTCGGAGTCCGGCACTGCGGGGCCACGGCTCGGGCTATCCGAATTCGGTGCAGGCGAACGGCGCTCACCAGCAGCACGCCGCCGCGCAGGGCTACACCGTGCGAAACGCGGTTATTCCTACCTCaaatcagcagcagcagcggcatcAGCTGCAGCAGCCAGGTTCCGCGGCCTCGTCGTCTGCCGCTGGTAATCCGGCGGCTCATCAGGTCGCCGTTCACGGAAACAATGCTCATACGCACATTCCTTCGCCCCATAACCTTCCGCAGCACATTCCGTCACCCCAGAATCCCGCCCGAGTCAATCCCTCGCCCCTTCAGCATCACGTTGTTGGCGCCGGTAACGCCGCCGGTTCCACCGGCTATTGTCCCCGGGTGTCTCCCCACATGCCACCCCCGAACTCGGTCTACCACTCGCCCTCGCCTCACGAGGCAACTTCCTACCACCCCCCTTCGCCCCACCCTACTAATAACTCCAGTACCTTTCAGCCTCGGTCACCGACCTATCCCCCGCCTCCCCAAGCCCCCGCACAGTCTACTCCGCACTCGTACTCGTCATCGAGCTCCCAGCACTATCAGCAGCCGAGTTCTTATCCGTCGACAGCTGCCGGCTACGCTCAGCCACAGTTGTCCGGCTACCATTCCCAGCTCCAGCCGAAGAACTCAACCTCCGGTTACTACTCGCAGAGCAATCGGTCTCAGTCCTACGCGGTTCCTCCGGTTTCAGCGCCTTCGACGGCCAACCCCGGCGGCCAGTACGGTGCTCATGGCAAGTCGATCGCCTACAACGGAGTCCAAGATGCTGGAAGAAGGAATTGCCCGGAGGCTGAACGGCCGTACGGGGTTCAGTCCTACCAGACACCGGTATCGGTTCAGCGGACCTCGAATACTCACAATCTCCCACCGATCGCCACCCTGTCCTATCATTACGACAGAAACTCGCGCGAAGCCTTGTCGAAGGCCCAACCGATGCACAGGCAGCAACAGCGACCCCAGTCTTCGATTACGAAGAATTCCTCGACGACCGGTTTAACGCCGAATCCGGCGAGGTTGTCCGACTATCCGGTCGCCGTGAACAACCAGCATGCCAACGGGAACGTCGTCACCTCGGCAAGTTCCATGTACAGCAGGGTCGGTGGACAGCCCGGGGTCTATCCGAGGTACGCCACAACCATGGCGCCCAGTCATCACGGCAGCAACGCGACCAGCACCACCGTGACGTCGAACGGTGCGCCAATTTCCAACAGACCGACCGTCCCGACGCCGATGTCGTCGACCATCGTCAATCCTGGCTACCCGAGCCGGTCTGGGGGTCGGTCTGTCAACCCGTATCCCTCGACGCCGCACCAACCTCAGGAGAATTACGCCTACAAGGATTACCCGAGCGCGTCGACAGCCTACCCAACGTCCACAGTCGTCAGCCAGTCCGTCCCTCCCCCTTTGAGTCCCAGCACGCTTCAGACCAACGGGGCGCCGACGTCGAACAGAAAACGAGAGTCGCCGTTGGATCTCTCGCTCAGAACGATCAAGACCCCCGCGGACTCCACGGCCCAGGATGACCCGGAGGCCTCCTGCAGCGGGGACAAAATCGTCAGCAGCTCCAACGCCGCTTCGTCGAGAAACGCCGGGAGGACCGTACTCGTGCCTCCGGGTGCCGCGTATCCGGTATACGACGGGCGGAGCTTCGGACATTCCCGAAGCCCTGCTTCCGGGGTCAGGGCTTCCACTCCTCTGCAAACTGTCCGCGCGCCGAAAGTCGATTTCTTACCGAACTTCAGCTCGACGCCCCTCCACCACCCGGCGCATGAGAGCAACTCGCTTCGCAGGAGCAGCTCACATATATACGCGCCATCGCCGCGTGTTAATCCACCGGCGGTTGCCCCTCTGCCCAATATAGCGACCTTCAAGAAAGCTCCCGCTGCCCCGTCCTCGTTGCCGTACGAAAAGAACCCACCCTATCGCGTCGGGAACGTGGCACGCCCCAGGTACGCTCCGGTGATGGAACCCGGCTGTAACGCGATACGTCACCAGGAGTATACGTCCGATCTTAGCAAGTACCATGTCGACAGGAACAAGATGGCTCATGTTCAGCCGTCAGCATACGGCAGGGATAGACAGCCGGCAACCAAGAGGACCGCGGCCGATCCGACGCCCTATACCGGGCTCAGCAAACAACCGCGTGTTGAAAAGTGGCGGCAGTCGATAGACCAACAAATAGAGCAAAGACTGTCCAATGCGCTTCAAGAACGCCAGCGTCAGGAGATGAGCTTGAACGCACCCGTTTCCAATGGCGTCAATTCCGCCGTCGTGCCCGCCGGCTACGATCAACGCCGCGAAAACAACAGTGCGTATAATTACTGTGATAAAAGGAATTATCCGGAAATCAAGGGCGCTGCCAGGGGCTCCTTTGCTCCAGCCTCACCCGCCGTCTACGGAAATCAGGGTGGAACCCCAAGAGTCACCGGACACTCACATATCCCTCAGTCCTCGGGGCACCAGAATTTGTATTCCGCGGGTTACCGACACGGTCAGGGACAGCATGCAAGCTACCGAGTACCTGGTTCTCATGTTCCTAATTCTGGACCGAACGCGGAACAGCCCAGCAACGCGGGGACCGACAAGAAACGGGTACTCAGCCTCCTCAGGAACAGTTTGGAAAATAAACAACAGCGGGAGGAGCAGCTCAGCAACAGCCAGCAACCAATACTCGCCAATTACAATCAGCCAAGCTTTCAGAATAAG GTCGTCACACCAGTCGAGCCCAAAACCAACATTGGAAGACATAATCTCTCCCCCTTCACCGCTGCTAGTCTTCTCGAAAGGAACAGCACCACTCCACCTCACTACAAATTTCACGTGCCAAGGGCGGTCGACTCGATTATCCAGGAACCCTCTCACAGTCTGTACGGCACCAGGGTTAACTCATCCGCCACTATACCTGGTAAAGAGGCCAACTCGATGACGAGAGGTATCGAAAACCAGATTCATCGTGACAAGGACGATGGATTAGCGGCTATATTGGCAGCCCGAATACGAACTAAAGCTGAATTGAAGCAG GTGTCAGCCGGCCAGTTTGGCGCTAAACCGACGGTGGCGTCATCCCAGGAGATCTCGGCAACACCGAAAG ACATTGAAAATGGAGCTTCCACATCAACGCCCCAGTCCGGTTCTTCTGGGGGAAGCCCTCCCAAGCTCACTCGCGAACAGGTGGCTAGTCTTCCACCCCGAAGGCGGTTGTTCTCAAGGACCGACGAGGATTTACCTGTTGCGGCAACTATTCCAGCTCCGGCGCCAACCCCAACCAAAGCTTCGGTCGTACCACCGAGAGCTAGCGGATTCCGAAGCTCATCAGAGACCTCGGTGTTTGACTTCAGAGAGAGTGACTCCGAGGGTGAAATGCCGGTTTTGGAGAGACAGACGCTGGAAGAAATGCGAAGGGACAGAAGGCAACTGTCGAAGGTCCAGCCACCCGTACCGCTCAACAACGCGATGTGCATGAGAATGGCTTCGTCGTCTGACTTAGTGAAGATAGAACTCAAG GAAAATGACAAAATCATCGAACCAGATTCGTTCTGGTCGACAACCTGTGATAAGTTTATGGAACAGCTACGAAGTGGCGATGTCACAACGAAAAAACGTGGCAGACGGAAGAAGGGAGAGTCCGGTTCGGGTTCGGCGACAAAGCTAGAAACTGATTCCGCGCTAAATTCGGACGCGGAATCGGCGCCTAGGCTCGAAGTGAAGCCTGAAGACATTAAGCAAGAGGTACCAGATGTGCCAAGCGAAACTGTGAAGATCAAAGAGGAGGTGATCGAGGTGAAAACCGAGAACGACTGCCtcgaaaatttggaaatcaAGACTGAACCCGACGAATCAGATATTAAAACGGagaaggttgaaaaaatcgtgGAACGAGATTCGGACGAGTTGCCACTAATTCAAAGAGCGGCGCGAAAGAATTCTACGAAGATCGAGAGTGACGGGGAAGAAGAGATCGTCGGAAGGAAGAAGAGATCTCGTCGTGGTAGTAGGATAAAACTTATCTCATCTAGCGGCAGCGAAAGCTCGAGCGAAGAGAGTGAAGCAAGCGCTGAATTCGGCCATGGTTCTTCGGTAGCCGATAGATTACGTGCCAGAAAACGCTCGAGTGCGAATGCGGAAACTGAAGGCATGAAGTTGCGCTCGCGAGATACGACGCCGCACAAGGCCCCAAAGGATAAGGAGGGAAAGTCGTCACCGGCAAAGGGCAGTGTGTCGCAAAAAGGTAAACCGAAACCATTGTTCGGCGATGGTAGCGACTTCAGACCGGGTTGGGAGGATGAGGTTTAcgtttataaaaaatcgctAAGAATGCCAACCAGGTTAATAACCGTTTCGAAGCCGTCCAGGTTTCATAGGTTGTCAACTTCACTTCCGGATCTCGATCCGGGATCACCGGCACTCTCTGTATCGATGGAAAGCACCGATAACGAACGAATAAGAATATCAGACAGCGACTTGGAGTCAAACTGTAGTTTCAGTCTTGCTGGACTGGAGAGCAAAATCGACGATGAAGAAGCAACTTCTTCAACGACAATGTCGTGTCCAACGAAATCGACCCGACAAACTCGattggaaaataattccaTCATCGACCTTCTCGCCCAGAAAGTTGGTACTAGTAAAAAAGAGCAGAAACGAAGGGCCAAGGAAAAGTTGATCAAATGCCCTAAGATTCTTCCAAAAGGTAGGAACGAGCCAGAGCTGCTTGCCACGCCGAGTTTGGCGCCTCTTTTATCGAACGACCTAGCAACGACGCAAAAGATGAAAGGCAAGACCCCTGTCAAAAGTAACAAGTCACCGAAACCAATAAAAGTGACGAACTCCTGTCTTTTGGGATACTTTCGTAAACAGACTGTTAATAACTTTAGAGATGCTTTTAAGAATAATCACACTCTGCCCAATGAATTTTCGACGTTCGTTTTGAAGAGCCGAACGAGAACAGAGACTCGGGTTTTGAAGAAACAGGCAACGATTAGAGCAGTCTTCGGGGAGGATAGACCAGCGTCTGCGCCGCCGATGCAAAATCACGGAGACACTTCGCAAGACGATGACGATTCGCAAAATGAAACGCAAGAATCCAAGCCAGGAAAGTCACGAACGCTGAAGCAAAAAGTCGTGTCTCGTcttaaaagtgctggaatatTGAGGAGTAACAAAGCACTAATGAATTCCAAGCTACATCTATTAAATCCTAAGAAACGTAACAACCTATTGAAATCTTTGGCTAAAAAGAAGTTCCAGCATATAAAGAAGGAGAAAATCCAGAAAGAAGATGAAACGAAACAAGAGTTGGACGAGACAAGTGAAATGCAGGAAACCGAGAGCAACGGACCCGAAGTCGAACCGGAGAATGCCGACGAAATTGGGGTACCGAGTAAAAAGAGGCTGAAATTACGTACTGGCCGACGAAAATTTCGTTCTGGATTTGATTACatgcgaaagaaaaagaaaccattGAAAAAAGACGACGTTACATCCAAGGATAGGAAACGA cAAACTATGCCTCGTCCAAGTCCCGAATCCGTCGCTGATATACAAACGGAAATTAGAACATGGGTCATCAAGAAAGGCGTGGGTGAAACCATCCTTCATCGAGCTGCAAGGCTTGGATATACG GATGTTGCAGCATATTGCTTGGAAAAGTTGAACAATCCACCAAGCCCTAAGGATAATGCAGGATACACCCCCCTCCATGAGGCATGTTCGAAAGGACATCTAGAAATTGCTAAACTTCTACTTGCCTATGGGGCAAATGTTAGCGAAAGCGCCAATGGGGGGATAAG ACCACTACACGAAGCTGCAGAGAATGGGGCAACCGAACTTGTCAGATTGCTGCTTTCATACGGTGCTGATCCGTTGTTGGCTACCTATGCTGGCCAGACTCCCTTGATGCTGGCCTCGGACACAGACGCATATTTGATCCTCGAACAACATCTAGACGACGTACAAGGACGTCCTGCTGCTCCATGGAGTTTCGCAGGTCCGTCATCAATTTTTG ATCTTGAGCCTACAGGCTACAGTCCATTAAGCGAACCTCCCATGGATATTCCAGAGCCCGAACTTGAAGATATCGAAATGGAAGTGAGCGACGTTAACTTACCAGTGCTGTATTCCCTTGCCAACGACCCCGACAAATGGGTACTTCTGCAAGACTTGACAGCAGTGTTACGTGTGAAGAGTAGGGATGCTCTGCTTCGCCAAGTTAATCCAAAGGCTCCTGCCGGACCGCCGGCGGTAGCTCACCGTGACGTTATGCGAGAATTAAAGCTTCCAGATTTTCTAGAACAGTCTCGATGTTGTCATCTGTTGAGTGGCGGCGAGAGAATAAACGTGCGCGCCTCCAAAGTAACGCTTATTAAGTACAATGATAAAGTGAAGTCACTTCTTAACGTTGAACGAGTCGTGATTAGCTCAAGGTGA